ATTGACGTTGTACAGAACACTATCTGTCACAGAGGACTGTCTCATCTTGCTCGTGTGAGCTAAAGTCTAGAACGCAACCAGGAGCCGCCGCCGGTAGATTATGCCCAATGCCTCGCGGCATAGCCTCTTCCAGATGGCCCAGACCCGCGCAGTACGGACCTCCTATCATCATTTCGTTGCATACGTGGCCGTGTCGCATTATGTCTTCGAATTCGGAATCGTAATTATATTGCATGTCCCCCTCGTTACTTGAGCGGTGCCATCACCGCGACGACGGCGTGCCACTACCGGCCGCGGTTGCGTTGGCGGCGGCCATAGCTTCAGCCTCACGCTTGGCAATGAGCTCTTGCATATCCGCCTCTTGCTCTGCTCGCGTCTTGTCTCTGTTCTTTCGATTCGACTCTTGCTTGGCTTGCTTTTGTGCACCAACAACCCCTACGTTGGATGTCAGCTAACCCGTGCGCAGGATCCTGGAAGGCTACTAACCCCTGGTCTGCTTTCCAAGCGACATCATCCTCAACGCTACATTGTTCCCTGCCTCGGGGCACCTGCAACCAAACAATCCGATCTGGCAGATAGTGTCTCGTCCCAGGACGATGGGATAGTCCAGACCAGCGAAGAGATAAGACCAGCGGCCATAGGTCTCGAAGTCGTTCTGGATGCGGAACTGGAGCCAGACAACGCCATCGACCATGACTGTATGTTGGTTCGCAGGAAGGACCGATTGCCGCACTGGTTGCACGAATCGTTGCATCTCCAGCTGATGAACCAAGCTGGGCACAATGAAGTCGTGGGTAGAGCCGGTGTCAGGAAGGCAGGTCATAATTTGGTGCTGGCCCTGAGGCGAGGCTACCATGATCTCTCGTGGTCCCAATCGGCATGGGGATGTCTGTATATGCGACCAGGACCCAAAGCTCGGTACAAGCTGAGTCGTCGATTGCTGGAGTGCTACTGTAGGTGACACTGAATCAGGGTGACAGTGCATATCTGGTTGGCGACTGATCTCTTGCATGCGAGCAATCGCTCCGCGCGGTATTTGGCTCCAGTACGACCATGCGCGGTCGGTGCGATCCTACATCGGACCTGTTAGTCTCTCTAAACCTCTACACTGGTCAATACAGTCCGATACTTACCGTGAGGTGGTTGGCTTCGTTGCGCTTCCAGTCGCGAACGGATAGCGAAGGTAGACTCTTGGAAGGTGATGGTGCAATTTGAGCTGTTCGGTGTGGTGAGGTAAGTCCAGGATGGACATCTGTCTACCAAGACGAACAAGCATACTGGGACTGCAAGCTGGGCTGTCTTCTACTTGTCGTCGCGCGGAAAGCTCTCAAGCAGGCACACGCAGAGCGGCAGGAGGCGTTCGCGGTGCGGGTGCAGCCTCCCATTCTTCTGTTCGATCTTCGACCGTGGTAGTCCGCTTACCTACGATACGGGGAATCAGGTAGTGCCTCAAATTGGATGCTTGGGTAGCCAACTCATACCGTCGAGCGGGAGTCGAACGGTTCTTACCTCGTTTGAGCAACGAAGGCCTCATCCATGCTGTCGAACAGTATCTGAAGCCAGGCCTTTCTCAAGTTCTACGGCCGGATTACCAACGGGCCGTTAGCGGCAGTTTGGTGACACGAGTGCGGGCGGCTTGCAGCAACATGCTAAGTATAGTCTGGCGAGCTCTAGAAAGCACGTCGCGGTGTCGAAAGTCATGTAACGACAGAGAACAGTCTCTGCGAAGCTGCACACTGGTCTCATGCAGATGCCGCGAGCTTGGCATGGGCGAGTGACAATTTCATCCGCCTTTGGAGATATGCACCTTGCGCCGCGACTGGACTGGGTCGCATGGGGTGTAGAGAGAGAGCTGCTGCTCCCATCCTCGCACACGGCCATGTTGCCGGCGCGGCAAATAACCACCGATGAGATCGGTCACAAACATGTGCCGGGAAGGTGAAAACAGTTCGAGATGATGGTATGGCAACGGGGAGAAGTGTCCAGTGGCCAGGCTGTTGGCGCCTTTGTGTTTTGTGACAGTCAGTCCTAGTCGCACGACGAAGTGCGCGCAAGCTGATATACATGTATAATGGCAACAGCGAAAACGAACAGCCCCGCCACATTCCTTGAGCTTGACGCGAAAACGAGGGATGAGCAGCGACCGGTAGAGCTGGGTGCCCGGTATTCTTATGATCCGAACAGTATCGGCATCATGTGAACTGGCCATGGACCGTCGCCGAAGGGACTGCATCACGCGCCAGGTAGGAAATGCTGCGTAACTTGACAACTTGGTATGATGATGAGATCCCAGCGCCTGGGCCCTGCGAGATTCGGCAGTATCACTAGGTATGGTCTCTTTGCGTAGGGATTGCGGGAAGTACTTTGCCCTGACAGACGTCGTCCGACGTGTTGGCTGCCACCACGACTATGGAAGGCCATGGCACCGGTGCCTGCAGTCGTTCGCAGATGTGTCTAATCTCGGGGAATCTCGGGAGGCTGAGGTGCATATGCACCGGTGAGCTGCTTGTGCACCCCATGTCAGAGGCGCGTCGTCAGCACCGTTCCTGTGACTCACATGCCCCTCGTGTGTTGTCTGGAGTGGAGAGGGTAGTCACCACAAGACGGTATCTCCAGACCTCACGCGAATGCTAGTCATCATTCGATGAGACGCCTGAAGCTTGCTTTCCTCTCCTGGGTTGCCGGTTGTTGATGTTTCAAGATTAGGAAGGCTAGCGAACAAGGGTCGCAATGCAGGCAGAGATGCTGCCACAATTCCAACACATAGCTCGATCATGTTCCAGACATCGAAGTCGTTACGCACTCGGCGTAACATGTTGCTTCAGATGACATCGTAAGGCTTTGGCGTCGAGAGGGGGGTGGCTTTTCCTTGATCAACCGTGGCACCGGCCTGTCGCTTCCTCAGACGCTCGCATTTTCGAAGAGTAGCGAGCGACAGCGAGGCGTCGGTGAAGGAGACACCCGAGCGTCTTCTGTGATCGTTACGACAGAGATACTGCCACACAGCGTTTGCTTGTAGGGGGTCGAAGCATCCTGCACGGGTTACCTATCACTATTGCTTCTGAAGCGCGGCGGCCACCTCTTCTGTCAGGAGCCTTCAGTGGCAGATAGGCATCGACGTTAATGCACAGGTGCTGGTAAGCAAAATAGATTCGCGTAGTAAGCAGCAGACTAGGAAGCAGCAAACGACGGCCGCCTCTTCAGCACCCCGGCCAGTCTCTACGCGGCGTCGAAAAGGCCCATGACAATCAAGTCTTGCCACGAGCTCTCCGCCCAGGGTAGCAGCTGAACAGCCAAATACGCTGCTCACAGGGCCAGAGTCCAGTGGCATCAAGAGGAAGTGCAAGCAGAAACATCGCCGCCTCAATTTCGCATGGACCAGTATTCGAGATCCCTTCTCCCTGGCCGGCGCAGCGGCACAGTTCACCACCTAACACCCTGTCAACGACAGAAGGAGAGTCCAGTGGAGGGACCTGGGAAGATAGTTCTGCATTACGACGACCTGTAACGATACAAGCCTCTTGCTATGATGCCCACTACTTCTTCCTCTGCCTCATCGCCTTCTCCCTAGCATAATCATTTCCCCCTTTCCCCTCCTCACTCTGAATCTCCGCAATGAGCCGTCTATGCTTCTTCTCATACTCCTCATCCTTCGTCCTCTTCTCCTTAAGCTGCTCCCTTGCAATGAAATTCGCATCCTTGCGCAGCTCCCGCATCGCCCCCTTGCGCTCCCTCTTATACTCCTTCTGCAGCTTATTCGCATCACTCCTCTCCTTATCGGGATCATAGTGCTTATCAGGATTAAAGTTCTCCTCGAACTTGGGCACGCTGGTCCGGATGGGTTGTTTGCGGTGGTGGTGGAGTTCGAGGGGTCTGCGGCGGAGGCGGGATTGGTGGAGGAGGATTGTGATTGTTTGTTGCTCCTTTTTGGCGGAGAGGGATTTGAGGAGGGGGAGGGTTGGGGTGAAGAGCTCGATGAAGGAGGGTTTCTCTTTCCAGAGGTCCGCCATTGCGGTGAGGTTGGTAAGGTATGGTGCGTGCGTCGCTTTTGTGGCATCTTTCGAGGACAAGACCCGGATGGTAAAACGGAGGGCTTCTGGGACGTAGCGCTTGCTCAGCGTCTGGTACCTGATGCATAGTGTGACCATGAAAGCACCAGTGGCAAGTGTCTGCTCTTCGATTGGCTTGTTCGACAACGGAGCATTGAGGCCAAGCCATCTGGCCATCAACGTCACGGCAGGTGTGACGACTTGATGCCAGTGATCACTAGTAGGGTATATGCTGCCAATGGCTGTCAGCACAACCATGTCACCAGCACTAGGATGCGTGCGCCCTTGGAATGAGGCCAAGTTGAGTCTGAATTGCTCGCCGATTTGGGTGGGATATGTTCGCGATAACGAGTGCAAGTGACGAATGACTTGCTCGATGACTGCCATCGACTGCTTCTCATCTGCCATATATGCAAGATGATCGACAAGCGCACAGGCAAAATCAGCCATTGACTCCTTGTGCGATGCTGAGAGCGAAGGGTGGTACAATGCTCGAATGCGCTGGATCACGGTAGGCAGTTGTTCAGCCGGCAGATCCTTGACAATTCCCAGCAGCTCGTCGTGCGATCGTGGACAAGGATAGGTGAAGGCGACGCCGGATGTAGTCGTTGCTGTCCTTTCGCCAACTTTAGTAGCATTAGATCCAGTAGCACCATTCGATCCAAGAATCTCAGTCACGaattcatcttcttcatCCTCGTGTGGTTCGCCATCGGCGTCGCTATCGTCTTCGCTGCCTTCACCAGATTCGTCGTCGCTCATTTCGGCCTCAGAACCGCTTGCAACCAGATCTTCATCGAGCGCAAATTCATCTTCATCGTCCAGCACAAGTTGCTCTTCCTTTGCTTTCTTTGGCTGTGCGACGGAAGACGTGAAGCCAAAGTCTGCAGCCTCGTCGGGCATTTCGTCTTCGTCATCTTCTCGAATGTCAACATCTGCACCTGGAGCAGCGTCCTTCTCATCGTCCGATACGTTTTCACCACGCATGCGCTTTTGCCTCTTCTCTTCCAACTCCTTCAATCGTTCTGCCTCCTTCTGCGCCTTCTCTTCTGCAGTCAAGCTCTTGTTGGACGGTGCTGCTCGGGCCTCATTCGTAAGCTGCTTCATGTACTTGTCGTAGTCCTTGTCTCCACCAGCCAATAGTTTTTGTCGCTCAGGGTTCATGACTGGCCCGTCTCCGTTGGTCGCTGCTGTCTCTTCAGCCTTTGGAGGCGGAGGCGGCTTCTTCACACCTTGCAAGAGACCCATAAGTTCGCCAATGTCCTGATCCAGCTTTTCCCGTAAATCGTCGTCGTCTTCCTTGACTTTTTGACGCTCGTATTTGTGCATTTTCGACTTTGCAATGACCTCCTCCATGActtccttcttcgtcttctTGCGCTCAGGCTGGTCGTCTGCCGGATCATCACCTTCCATCTCTTCATCATCCTCTTCGTCGACATCAGACCGCCGCCTCTTTAGCCGAAGCAGCTCCCCATCATCGTCCTCTTCCTCATCAGACCCGCCTGACACTTCTTCACCAAAGTCATCCGCAGCTAGATCATCGATTTTTTTGCCACCATGCGTCAGCCCGAAGCCACCAGCACCTTCATCGTCGCTGCCTTCCAAGTCGAACATGCTCCTTCCCTTCGCCTTCTTTTCCTTCTCTCTGGCAAAGCGCTGAACAGCCTTCTCTTCCGGGGTCATATCGACATCTCCCTCGCCTATTCGTCGATCCACAAGACCGCCGACTTTATTCCGCCTCCTCATCTCAGGAAGCAATGTGTTCCGGCGCATTTCCTCGCCGGCAGATCGAGTAACGCCAGGTCGGTGGAGGACATCTTTGTATCGTGTCGTTGCATTTTGCGCATTCCTGAAAGACGCATGTGTGAACTTCTCGGGTCGCGCTGGTGCTTTGAGCTCGAAGGGGTTGAAGGAGTCTCGGATGTGTTGGAGTGCTGCTTGTCGTTGCACGCGATCAGAGGAAGTCTTTCCAGTCGCTTGCTGCTTCTTCTGCTTCTTCGATTTCTGGGGTCCTGTTACACCCTGCTCACGGAGAGATGCCTTCAGCCGCTTCAGTTGTGAAGGCGGCATTATGTACAAATCACTTAGTGATTTCGATGTCCAAGCAATGTTTCAACGACTTCGACATTTTTCGGTCAGATCTGGAGACCCTTGCAAGCCACCATCTCGGCTCAACGGCCCGAGCTCCGTGCGACCTGAGGAAACAGCATCTCAGATCTTCACATGCAAGAGTACTTCGTTCACTCGTCATAGCTACCTTCCACGCCAGACACCATGTCAACCCACAATGCCCACACGAATCGATGACCGCTACCTCTGGCTCGGCTTCGGCATCTTCCTCTTCTTCGCAGCCCAAGGCATCCGCCATGCCATCACCAACACAGTCCGCCTGACCGAGCTCGAGCCCATCCACAGTCGCAAGGACGACGAAGAAGACCAACAGCCTGAGGATAGGATCGAAATATCTACACTGGAAATACTGGCTCGGTCCCCCAATCCAAACATTGCCGCATCAGCGGCGTCCCTCATTGTGACTCGCTTTGCAGCGCTTCCAGATGCAGCCGAGATCATATCGACGGACTTGCAGAGTGAAGATGAGGATACACGAAGGAAAGCGAGACAGGCTATCTCCTACCTTCAAGATTGGGATACAGCGCTTTCCACTTCTCTCGATGAGAGTCGTACGTTCGCAGCACGGGAAGCGTTAGTCCAGGCAGCAAGGTCAGTCACCAGCCGTCCACAAACTCGACCATCGCCGCCCCATAGACTCCCAAACTAACACCCCCTCCCCCAGATCCCTCCGCCCCATCCACTCCTCCAGAAGCACAATCCACCTCCCCACCCTAGACGAAATGCAATCCGTCGCCAACGTTGCCGGCGGCCTCGTCTCCCTCTCCGACCTCGAAGCCGAAGGGGAGCGTCAAAGAGAAACCAGGCAGCTTGACGTCGTAAGTCGACTCGATGAACTAGCCGAACAAGCTGGCCATTCCGAGTTTGGATGGAGAACTCACGAAGAGGGACCTGGGAGTGCGAGACTTGCGGGGTGGGATAGGATCCCGAGTGAGATGGCATGGGATGAAGGAGGTGCGTGGGAAAGGAGAATGAGGAGGAATAGGGACAGTGGAGATGCGTGGAGTACGAGGATGAGGAGGAGGAATAGGGAGGCTGTTGTGGTTGGTGTGGACGTGGAGGACGGAGAGGACGTTGGGGGTAGTAGTGTAGGAGGCGGAGCGGGGTGGAGGGCGATGGGGTGAGATGGAGAGCTGGAAGGGGTGGAGCTGAAGGTATGGTCAAGATCGATGTATATGTTCCCAGAGCAATAGCTAGACTGAGAGGTATACAGAAACAAATGCGCATCCAGCTTCTTTATTCGTCTCTTGTTTCCTCGAAGCTGTCCACAGCCATAGCAGGCAATGAGTCAGCAGAATGGCCCAGTCCTCAACGCCATACCCATATCGTCGGTACAGTATTGAGGACGACCTTCAGTTAAGATGCTCTGGATCTCTTCCCAATTCTCTGATCATATTTCAGCCCCGACAGCCTCGAGGATTTCGACCATAACCCGAATCCACCCAAACCCCATCCAACCCATCCACCCCGACCCACCCACCAGCAACATGGCCTACTCCTTCTTCGAAATGACCCTCCGTCGCCGCGATCTCGACCAGTGGGAAGGCACCCGACAAGAAATGCACCTGATCCACATCACGCTACCACAAGAGACAACACCAGTCCACTTCTACTCTCCGCCTGCACCTTCATGCCTCGAGACCTGGTCCTACCACCTCGACGACCCAACGCTACAAGGCCTCGAAGACCACCTGCTCCGCCAACTGGCAGTCGCACAGACACGCCAAGTCAAGCTATGTCTCTGGTCACAGTCATGGGACAAGACGCTTGAAGCCTGGCAATCTTTTAGCCTAAGCAAGCAGTTCGCTATCATGGTCGATGGGAAGGACTTTGCCAATTCGGACGATCTCGCTGCGGCTGCGGCGGAGGTTGCGGTACATGGTGAATGCGGCGTGCCCTACTTCGAGCCGCCGAGGACTTCGGAGGAGCAGTATTGGCATATGGGATGGTGCTATGACCGGATCAATCTGTTGATTGAGTGGTGTCAGTACCACGAGAAGACTTTTCGGATGGCAGCGCCTGCTCTGAGGAAGTTCCGGACCGCGGAGGAGTTGCGTGCTTTGTTGCCGAGGCGGTTTGGACGCTGGACTTGGTCGCAGATTCGGATGGTGCAGCTGCTTATGCCGTGCGAGAAGGATGCTGAGGTGGTTAATGCTATTACTGCGTTATTCCAGCCGATTATCCCGGGAAATATGCCGACTTGCACTGCTCCGCCGGCGTTCGCGCTGCAGTGCGTGGACTCGGCATGGATGCGCGATCAGGGAAGGCGACTGGAGTGTCAAGAACGATATGTGGAGCTCAGAGAAGCATGGCGGGTGCGGGCTCTAGAGGATGAGGAGCATGAGCGACGAATGGAGCAGTTTCGGAGGGAGATCGAACGGGACCTGTTCTGTGAGGATGACGAGCGGAACACCCTGGCTGGGTGCGCCCGGGTGACGGTGAAGGACACGACCAGCGAGGAGGGGAAGCTGTTCGAGTGGAATCCGTGTGCCAGTGTGTGGCGTCCTGTCAACGTACATTGACGTGCGCTTGGGGCTGAGACCGATGGTGGTAGCTCAGCTGCTTTTTGCAATAGATATTGGTTTCAAGAGTGTTGTTCTCCCACTTGCGTCCAGTCTCATGATGGTGCAGTTCGCATCCTTTCCATCGCCTCCGGTTTTGGTGCAGCGTCGCACATGGTGCCACATGATTTGCACTTTCGCGCAGCTTCATCTGCCTTGAAGTTGTTGACCGCATCCTTGATTTGGCTGCCAAGATCAGTGCAGTAGAACGCCGCCTCATTGACAACATCACCACAATTGTCGCAATACCATCTCAGTCGATCCAGACTAGACTCAGGCCGTGGCTGTTCGATGACCACACCCACTGTATCCGCAAACCTCACTGGATTATGTGGAGTATTCGCCGGGAGCAGGAACAGCTCGCCTTCGTTGATGTAGACGTCCACGAACTCTTCTTTGCCATTGACTTGCTGCACCGTCTTGAGCAGCATCCGTCCCTTGTACTGGTAGAAGAACTCGGGTGTCTCGTTGATATGGTAGTCTGTTCGAGCGTTGGGTCCTCCTACGACCATGACTGTCATTGGATCATTGTAGACGCAGTAGTTGTTGACGGGTGGCTTGAGAAGGTGGGAGTTCTCTGATAGCCATTTTGGGAGGTTCAGAGGTAGGCCGACCGGTTTCTGGTTGATGACTGCGGTGGCGAGATTCGCTCGTGGGATGTATTGTGCGAGTGAGGCTCGAATGGTGGTTGGTACTGTGCTCGGTCGAGATGTGTGTCGTGCCGCTGCAGCGAGCGGTCTTGTGAGTCGATGCATGCTTGGTGAGGCTGATCTGACGTGAAGAGCCTGTGTCAAAGGTTGGAATGCTGTGACGAAACGAGTATGGCTCTCAAAGGTCTGCATAGACATAGTGTTATGAATCGTACATGCAGTCCTGCGGTCATGATCTCATGCTCTCACATCAAGTTATCTCCGTCCAAAGTCCGCTAGAAGGCCTCCTTCCTCGACTATCACATGACTAACATAGCATGTCTGTGGGAAAACAGCCTGCTGATCAGCCGCCGGATCTGGACGCAGA
Above is a genomic segment from Fulvia fulva chromosome 3, complete sequence containing:
- a CDS encoding putative nucleolar complex protein 14 → MPPSQLKRLKASLREQGVTGPQKSKKQKKQQATGKTSSDRVQRQAALQHIRDSFNPFELKAPARPEKFTHASFRNAQNATTRYKDVLHRPGVTRSAGEEMRRNTLLPEMRRRNKVGGLVDRRIGEGDVDMTPEEKAVQRFAREKEKKAKGRSMFDLEGSDDEGAGGFGLTHGGKKIDDLAADDFGEEVSGGSDEEEDDDGELLRLKRRRSDVDEEDDEEMEGDDPADDQPERKKTKKEVMEEVIAKSKMHKYERQKVKEDDDDLREKLDQDIGELMGLLQGVKKPPPPPKAEETAATNGDGPVMNPERQKLLAGGDKDYDKYMKQLTNEARAAPSNKSLTAEEKAQKEAERLKELEEKRQKRMRGENVSDDEKDAAPGADVDIREDDEDEMPDEAADFGFTSSVAQPKKAKEEQLVLDDEDEFALDEDLVASGSEAEMSDDESGEGSEDDSDADGEPHEDEEDEFVTEILGSNGATGSNATKVGERTATTTSGVAFTYPCPRSHDELLGIVKDLPAEQLPTVIQRIRALYHPSLSASHKESMADFACALVDHLAYMADEKQSMAVIEQVIRHLHSLSRTYPTQIGEQFRLNLASFQGRTHPSAGDMVVLTAIGSIYPTSDHWHQVVTPAVTLMARWLGLNAPLSNKPIEEQTLATGAFMVTLCIRYQTLSKRYVPEALRFTIRVLSSKDATKATHAPYLTNLTAMADLWKEKPSFIELFTPTLPLLKSLSAKKEQQTITILLHQSRLRRRPLELHHHRKQPIRTSVPKFEENFNPDKHYDPDKERSDANKLQKEYKRERKGAMRELRKDANFIAREQLKEKRTKDEEYEKKHRRLIAEIQSEEGKGGNDYAREKAMRQRKK
- a CDS encoding 3-hydroxyanthranilate 3,4-dioxygenase, whose protein sequence is MSMQTFESHTRFVTAFQPLTQALHVRSASPSMHRLTRPLAAAARHTSRPSTVPTTIRASLAQYIPRANLATAVINQKPVGLPLNLPKWLSENSHLLKPPVNNYCVYNDPMTVMVVGGPNARTDYHINETPEFFYQYKGRMLLKTVQQVNGKEEFVDVYINEGELFLLPANTPHNPVRFADTVGVVIEQPRPESSLDRLRWYCDNCGDVVNEAAFYCTDLGSQIKDAVNNFKADEAARKCKSCGTMCDAAPKPEAMERMRTAPS